One genomic segment of Hordeum vulgare subsp. vulgare chromosome 2H, MorexV3_pseudomolecules_assembly, whole genome shotgun sequence includes these proteins:
- the LOC123430486 gene encoding BTB/POZ domain-containing protein At2g24240-like — protein MAARPGGGGRVRFNVGGQAFETTTTTLANAGRDSMLGALLDASWNVPCASDGGEDAAAEYFIDRNPACFAVLLDLLRTGSLHVPPHLPEKLLYREALYYGLLDHVRAARWGSFDGDRLRLASSVPGRAPGDGTAVRAAPDGGCCVAHGGAVHVYNWMLDERRPVSLDHSQVNDVAYLDAATLLIAAREHLGKCDGGMAVFSAVSGDLRHRFRVQHDRQAKSFTAGALAFDRDSRIFASCKGRLNEYGVGVWDSATGEQADFFYEPPGCALGDADRLQWLDATNALMVATLFPKTDNCSIGLLDFRDKSVAWSWSDAGTAASLEEKRVLHAIAMEDERSVCVINQYDDLGFLDLRSNAGAVRWSSRSKLMNRKAPGEESCYPKLATHGGQLFSSMNDSISVFSGPEHVLTSTLRRSYGGAICDFSIGGDRLFALHNEENVFDVWETPPPPII, from the coding sequence ATGGCGGCGAGGCCGGGTGGAGGCGGGCGCGTGCGCTTCAACGTGGGCGGGCAGGCGTTcgagaccaccaccaccacgctcgCCAACGCCGGCCGCGACTCCATGCTCGGCGCGCTGCTCGACGCCTCCTGGAACGTGCCCTGCGCCTCCGACGGAGGGGAGGACGCGGCGGCCGAGTACTTCATCGACCGCAACCCGGCGTGCTTCGCGGTGCTGCTCGACCTGCTCCGCACGGGCAGCCTCCACGTCCCGCCGCACCTCCCGGAGAAGCTGCTCTACCGGGAGGCGCTCTACTACGGCCTCCTCGACCACGTCCGCGCCGCGCGCTGGGGGAGCTTCGACGGCGACCGCCTGCGCCTCGCGTCCTCCGTGCCCGGCCGCGCCCCCGGGGACGGGACGGCCGTCCGGGCCGCGCCCGACGGCGGCTGTTGCGTCGCGCACGGGGGCGCCGTGCACGTCTACAACTGGATGCTCGACGAGCGCCGCCCCGTCTCGCTCGACCACTCGCAGGTCAACGACGTCGCCTACCTCGACGCGGCCACGCTGCTCATCGCCGCGCGCGAGCACCTCGGCAAGTGCGACGGCGGGATGGCCGTCTTCTCCGCCGTCTCCGGGGACCTCCGTCACCGCTTCCGCGTCCAGCACGACCGCCAGGCCAAGTCCTTCACCGCCGGCGCGCTGGCCTTCGACAGGGACTCGAGGATCTTCGCCAGCTGCAAGGGCCGCCTCAACGAGTACGGCGTCGGCGTCTGGGACAGCGCCACCGGCGAGCAGGCTGACTTCTTCTACGAGCCCCCCGGCTGCGCCCTGGGCGACGCCGACAGGCTCCAGTGGCTGGACGCAACCAACGCGCTCATGGTGGCCACGCTGTTCCCCAAGACGGACAACTGTTCCATCGGGCTGCTGGATTTCCGGGACAAGAGCGTGGCCTGGTCGTGGTCCGACGCCGGCACGGCCGCGTCGCTGGAGGAGAAGCGCGTGCTCCACGCCATCGCCATGGAGGACGAGCGGTCCGTGTGCGTCATCAACCAGTACGACGACCTCGGGTTCCTGGACCTGAGGAGCAACGCCGGCGCCGTGCGGTGGAGCTCCCGGAGCAAGCTGATGAACCGGAAGGCGCCCGGGGAGGAGAGCTGCTACCCGAAGCTGGCGACGCACGGCGGGCAGCTCTTCTCGTCGATGAACGACAGCATCTCCGTGTTCAGCGGGCCCGAGCACGTGCTGACGTCCACGCTGAGGCGGAGCTACGGCGGCGCCATCTGCGACTTCTCCATCGGAGGCGACCGCCTCTTCGCCCTGCACAACGAGGAGAACGTGTTCGACGTCTGGgagacgccgccgccacccaTCATCTGA